A genomic region of Macaca thibetana thibetana isolate TM-01 chromosome 14, ASM2454274v1, whole genome shotgun sequence contains the following coding sequences:
- the CTSC gene encoding dipeptidyl peptidase 1 isoform X3, with amino-acid sequence MGVGPASLLAALLLLLSGDRAVRCDTPANCTYLDLLGTWVFQVGSSGSLRDVNCSVMGPPEKKVVVHLQKLDTAYDDLGNSGHFTIIYNQGFEIVLNDYKWFAFFKDVTDFISHLFMQLGTVGIYDLPHLRNKLVIK; translated from the exons ATGGGTGTTGGGCCAGCCTCGCTGCTCGCCGCCCTCCTGCTGCTTCTCTCAGGCGACCGCGCCGTGCGCTGCGACACACCTGCCAACTGCACCTATCTTGACCTGCTGGGCACCTGGGTCTTCCAGGTGGGCTCCAGCGGTTCCCTGCGCGATGTCAACTGCTCGGTTATGG gaCCACCAGAAAAAAAAGTAGTGGTGCACCTTCAGAAGCTGGATACAGCATATGATGACCTTGGCAATTCTGGCCATTTCACCATCATTTACAATCAAGGCTTTGAGATTGTGTTGAATGACTACAAGTGGTTTGCCTTTTTTAAG GATGTCACTGATTTTATCAGTCATTTGTTCATGCAGCTGGGAACTGTGGGGATATATGATTTGCCACATCTGAGGAACAAACTGG TTATTAAATAG
- the CTSC gene encoding dipeptidyl peptidase 1 isoform X2, with translation MGVGPASLLAALLLLLSGDRAVRCDTPANCTYLDLLGTWVFQVGSSGSLRDVNCSVMGPPEKKVVVHLQKLDTAYDDLGNSGHFTIIYNQGFEIVLNDYKWFAFFKDVTDFISHLFMQLGTVGIYDLPHLRNKLVRYEKGNWGQVLKPP, from the exons ATGGGTGTTGGGCCAGCCTCGCTGCTCGCCGCCCTCCTGCTGCTTCTCTCAGGCGACCGCGCCGTGCGCTGCGACACACCTGCCAACTGCACCTATCTTGACCTGCTGGGCACCTGGGTCTTCCAGGTGGGCTCCAGCGGTTCCCTGCGCGATGTCAACTGCTCGGTTATGG gaCCACCAGAAAAAAAAGTAGTGGTGCACCTTCAGAAGCTGGATACAGCATATGATGACCTTGGCAATTCTGGCCATTTCACCATCATTTACAATCAAGGCTTTGAGATTGTGTTGAATGACTACAAGTGGTTTGCCTTTTTTAAG GATGTCACTGATTTTATCAGTCATTTGTTCATGCAGCTGGGAACTGTGGGGATATATGATTTGCCACATCTGAGGAACAAACTGG TGAGATATGAAAAAGGGAACTGGGGACAAGTATTGAAACCACCATAG